The Coccidioides posadasii str. Silveira chromosome 3, complete sequence genome contains a region encoding:
- a CDS encoding uncharacterized protein (EggNog:ENOG410PH0J~COG:B,D) has protein sequence MAEPIPNKKADLLGAPTPQNTPANTAPISSRAQQPNIASIKEEDLDRAAAASIFAQNPKLVSMIQGKLGSLIGRSSGYIESLPASVRRRVAGLKGIQKEHAKLEAQFQEEVFQLEKKYFAKFAPLYQKRATIINGQAEPTEEEVEVGKAGEEEDQDEDKKAEESKDESSDVAVSGIPEFWLSAMKNQISIAEMITDRDEEALKNLTDIRMEYLDRPGFRLIFEFGENEFFTNKTISKTYYYQEESGYGGDFIYDHAEGEKINWKEGKDLTVRIESKKQRNKTTKQTRVVKVTVPTQSFFNFFSPPKPPREEDEEEEVPDDIEERLELDYQLGEDIKEKLIPRAIDWFTGEAMQYEEYDGDFEEEDFDDDDDDDDDDDDDDRRSGDMDDESEDEDDGSKPKKEAPECKQS, from the exons ATGGCTGAACCTATTCCAAACAAGAAGGCTGACCTTTTAGGTGCTCC CACTCCACAGAACACACCTGCCAACACTGCGCCCATTTCTTCTCGTGCTCAGCAGCCCAATATCGCAAGCATCAAAGAAG AGGATCTCGACCGTGCCGCAGCAGCTTCTATCTTCGCCCAGAACCCAAAGCTTGTCTCCATGATTCAAGGAAAACTCGGTTCGCTCATCGGCCGGTCGTCTGGCTACATCGAGTCGCTTCCCGCCTCTGTTCGCCGCCGGGTTGCTGGTCTCAAAGGAATCCAGAAAGAACATGCCAAGCTTGAAGCTCAGTTCCAGGAAGAGGTGTTCCAGCTAGAGAAGAAATATTTTGCAAAGTTCGCGCCACTCTATCAGAAGCGTGCGACCATCATCAACGGCCAGGCTGAGCCCACCGAAGAAGAAGTCGAAGTTGGCAAGGCTGGTGAGGAAGAAGACCAGGATGAGGACAAGAAAGCCGAAGAATCTAAAGATGAGTCGAGCGACGTTGCTGTCTCTGGTATCCCAGAGTTCTGGCTCTCTGCTATGAAGAATCAAATCTCCATCGCAGAGATGATCACCGATAGAGATGAAGAAGCCCTCAAGAATCTTACCGACATTCGCATGGAGTACCTTGACCGTCCTGGATTCCGTCTCATTTTCGAATTCGGAGAGAATGAGTTCTTCACAAACAAGACGATCTCCAAGACCTACTATTACCAGGAGGAGAGTGGTTACGGTGGTGACTTTATCTACGATCATGCCGAAGGTGAAAAGATCAACTGGAAGGAGGGCAAGGACCTTACTGTGCGGATagagagcaagaagcagcGCAACAAGA CCACCAAGCAGACTCGTGTCGTCAAGGTCACGGTGCCGACCCAGTCCTTCTTCAATTTCTTCTCGCCCCCAAAGCCTCCACGTGAAGaagacgaggaggaggaggttCCCGATGATATCGAAGAGCGCCTTGAGCTTGATTATCAACTGGGTGAAGATATCAAAGAGAAACTCATTCCGCGTGCTATTGATTGGTTTACCGGAGAGGCAATGCAATATGAAGAATATGACGGGGACTTTGAGGAGGAAGACTtcgatgacgacgacgatgacgacgatgatgatgacgacgatgaccGAAGATCGGGTGATATGGACGATGAGTCCGAAGACGAG GATGACGGATCTAAGCCAAAGAAGGAGGCGCCTGAGTGCAAGCAGAGCTAA
- a CDS encoding uncharacterized protein (EggNog:ENOG410PH0J~COG:B,D~BUSCO:11279at33183): MIQGKLGSLIGRSSGYIESLPASVRRRVAGLKGIQKEHAKLEAQFQEEVFQLEKKYFAKFAPLYQKRATIINGQAEPTEEEVEVGKAGEEEDQDEDKKAEESKDESSDVAVSGIPEFWLSAMKNQISIAEMITDRDEEALKNLTDIRMEYLDRPGFRLIFEFGENEFFTNKTISKTYYYQEESGYGGDFIYDHAEGEKINWKEGKDLTVRIESKKQRNKTTKQTRVVKVTVPTQSFFNFFSPPKPPREEDEEEEVPDDIEERLELDYQLGEDIKEKLIPRAIDWFTGEAMQYEEYDGDFEEEDFDDDDDDDDDDDDDDRRSGDMDDESEDEDDGSKPKKEAPECKQS; encoded by the exons ATGATTCAAGGAAAACTCGGTTCGCTCATCGGCCGGTCGTCTGGCTACATCGAGTCGCTTCCCGCCTCTGTTCGCCGCCGGGTTGCTGGTCTCAAAGGAATCCAGAAAGAACATGCCAAGCTTGAAGCTCAGTTCCAGGAAGAGGTGTTCCAGCTAGAGAAGAAATATTTTGCAAAGTTCGCGCCACTCTATCAGAAGCGTGCGACCATCATCAACGGCCAGGCTGAGCCCACCGAAGAAGAAGTCGAAGTTGGCAAGGCTGGTGAGGAAGAAGACCAGGATGAGGACAAGAAAGCCGAAGAATCTAAAGATGAGTCGAGCGACGTTGCTGTCTCTGGTATCCCAGAGTTCTGGCTCTCTGCTATGAAGAATCAAATCTCCATCGCAGAGATGATCACCGATAGAGATGAAGAAGCCCTCAAGAATCTTACCGACATTCGCATGGAGTACCTTGACCGTCCTGGATTCCGTCTCATTTTCGAATTCGGAGAGAATGAGTTCTTCACAAACAAGACGATCTCCAAGACCTACTATTACCAGGAGGAGAGTGGTTACGGTGGTGACTTTATCTACGATCATGCCGAAGGTGAAAAGATCAACTGGAAGGAGGGCAAGGACCTTACTGTGCGGATagagagcaagaagcagcGCAACAAGA CCACCAAGCAGACTCGTGTCGTCAAGGTCACGGTGCCGACCCAGTCCTTCTTCAATTTCTTCTCGCCCCCAAAGCCTCCACGTGAAGaagacgaggaggaggaggttCCCGATGATATCGAAGAGCGCCTTGAGCTTGATTATCAACTGGGTGAAGATATCAAAGAGAAACTCATTCCGCGTGCTATTGATTGGTTTACCGGAGAGGCAATGCAATATGAAGAATATGACGGGGACTTTGAGGAGGAAGACTtcgatgacgacgacgatgacgacgatgatgatgacgacgatgaccGAAGATCGGGTGATATGGACGATGAGTCCGAAGACGAG GATGACGGATCTAAGCCAAAGAAGGAGGCGCCTGAGTGCAAGCAGAGCTAA